The Mobula hypostoma chromosome 9, sMobHyp1.1, whole genome shotgun sequence genomic sequence AGGTGATTCCCGAGTACCTCACTACGAGCACAACAGTTTTATGTCTGGAATCTGATCTGCACAATGTGCATGAATTCTTAGTAAATTACCTTCTCCACTTTCTGTTTCAGTCGTTCGATGTTTTTGTTGGCTTTCGTTTTATCTTCAGTATCCTGAAAAGAACACAACCAATTCAATCACAAGAACTCGTTTCAGCGCCTGTTCCAGTCAGCAGTACTTTCGTATAGTTCCTCTCCCTTCTACTACTGAGCCCGAATTTGAGCTGTCTGCCCACCAGCAGAGTCATAACACTGTGTACTTAATTACTCGTTTGAAATGCAGGCGGTATCAAGTCTACGTTATCTTGAATTGGTTCAATCAGAATAGGAAACACTTACGCAGTCAGACATGTGCCGTTTCATGAGAACGGCGAGAAACTCTTTAACGTCGCTTAGATGCGAATATTTGGCGTGCAAATGGTCAGACTGGAGAACGGTTCCAAGATAGAAGTCAATCACCTCTTTGAGAACGTAGCAACTACCAGATTTCTGCAAAGCAAACCATAGATCTTACAGGTATTCTCCAAAAAGAAACGCTACTGTGAATTGATCACGTGTGTTCGGTGAGATTAAAGAGCATCGCACCAATACAGTGTCATACCTCCAGTCCTCGAAATAGGTCCTTTCCCACTAGTCTCGTCTCCGTATCCTCGTCGTGCTTTTGAGCCTGTGAAATGATGGATATGGATTAGAGATGTTGTTAAAAAGCTTGAAACAACATTAATTTGAATGCAGAATGTAAGGCAAATTCCTTTACTTACATCTTTAGACAGGGCATGAAACTTATGTCTCATTTGTCGTAGTAAATGTTCTTCTACGTGACAAACCGCACTCGATCTCCTGGATTTCAGACTCGGGGCGCTGCTCCCCAGGACTGCAAAGCAACCAAGTACCAACACAGCTACAGACGCGAGGGAGTACATTCTGAAAACAAGCTATCTGACAGATCTAGCTCACTTGCAAGTCAAAACTATCTTAACTTCGCTGCACCTTAATCAAGATTGAGATAAGGCTGATAACCAAACGTGAAAAAGATGTGTTGAGCTAGCCCGCTATCTGCTTTTCTGAACAGACTGCCGGTGTGCAATGTTTATATATCTATCAAAGGTAGTACTGAAATTTCCCTCAATGATCTGATGACGTGTGGAGTTTATTCGATAAATTTCCGCTTTCTAGCAGGTATTTGTCGGTTGGGCTTTGACGATTGTGCAAATTCGCAGTGTTCTAATAAAGTCAGGTCAGCGTTTTAAGGTGAATCATGATCATTCAGGAATTGTATCTAATTAtttttattactctttcaataaTGGTAGCTCTCCATCTTGTCTCTTATGACATCACACCCTAGTTTCATTTTAGCCAAAGAAATATCATGACTCTTGATATGTTAGAATTGCTTAATATGGCCAGATCGATCTCGTCCAGTCTAGAGAGCCCCCAGGcggaaatctaaaaaaaaatattcTCGATCATTTGACTCGAGAAGATAATGAGTTCATGTATCCTTGAGGGCTGTGGGATAGGATAATAAGGTGGTTGAAATGTATGTGGAACACTCGCCTATATTAATGCAAGAATTAGAAATGCAAACCTTTCTTAAGCCGCACCTTGCACGCCTCTCCTCACCACATTGCAGGGAAGAAGCGTCTGGACTTGCAGGGATACGTTGGAGAGTTTAAAAGATGTTATCATAGTGAAAGGACGGGCAAGATAGATTTACTTTCTTTGGAAGAAATAAGACTAAGGGAAGACTTGACAGGATGTACAATttaaattacaaatattaaaactaTATGTGAGGGGTCTGGGTAGAGTAAATAGCTGATTTATCAATATCGGGAAAGGACATAGATTTAAAGTCATTGGTAAAAAGAACAGGGGAGTTGAGGAAGTGTACTTAGAGAGTCTTGATATGTATTGTTACAGACCTAGTGGTGAAAGTGAATTAGACTAGGAGACACTTCCATAACTGGCACAAACATGATGGTTTCAATAGGCTCTAATGCTCTAAATTCTCAATGTTCCTACAAGTTAACTAATATAAATCACGCATCAATctccaaacacacaaaatgctggaggaattcaacaggtcaggtagcatccataggAATGaccaaacagtcaatgtttcaggccaatacaagggactcagtctgaaacatcacctgtttgttcatttccctgaatgctgcctcacctgatgagttcctccagcattttgagtgcgttgctttggatttccagcctctgcagaatttcttccATTCATGTATCCATCTATTTCCTCAGAATTCTGCCACATTTGTCAAAGTCATCACTGAAATATCAGAAGATTTCCAGCTAGTGACATGAACTTTCTTCTCAAACAGCTTATCGTGGGTACTTGACAAGAAAGGATTAGCTTGGTTTTAAACTTCTAACAGTTCTTCCTTTGCAGAGtagaatatttttattaataatttcttccttctccccaaaTTATCCGCTCTATTACACTTCTAActattccaagttcaaagttcaaaagttcaatgtaaatttattaatttactcaacatcattaagaccttttttttaaccattttactttttttCACACAGTCACTACATGACCACCCTCATAACAGAAGCCATCTGTCCTTGCAGTTACTCCCCCATAGCagcgcagactcaatgggccaaatggcctaattctattcctatgttaTATCTTTTTGTTCTTCATTCTCAAAACTGTGTGCTCAGCTCTCTAGTGTGTTTCAATTCACAGTCTACCCACATCAAAGATTAAACACAACTGCAAGGGTTATTTAAATATTCTTTGCTGAAAGGAAATAGCTTGGTAATgcttttctctgtttctaaaaataaatcaatgaatGTATAATTCAATTTACATATAAAGTGCATCTTTCAATAGGTCTGATAATAGTGCTGCAATTAAAATATAACTTACCTTATCCCTTACAGTCGCCTTTTCAAATGTTACGTATTTCCCGCATCTCCTATTTGGTACTACAGACCTTCATATATATTATAGAACTTTACATTTCAAACCACAGTCAGAAACATTTATTTAATATAGCATGTTTTACTGCCAATTTTCTAGGGTTTCAGAAAAACAaacttcaaagttcgaagtaattttattataaaaatgtatatatgtcaccatatacaatgctgagattcattttcttctgggtatgctcagcaaatctacagattaGTAACCattacaggatcaatgaaaggtcaGCCAGAATGCAGAAGGCAACCAACTGcaagtgcagatataaataaacagcaataaataatgagaacatgagataatgagataaaaagtccttaaagtgagatcattgtttgTGAGAACACCTCAATAATGGTGTAAATgactgtagttatccccttttatttaagagcctgatggttgaggggtagtaactgttcttgaatctgatggtgtgagtcctgaagctcttgtaccttctacctgatggcagcagtgagaagagactatgacctggttggtggggatctctgatgatggaagcTGTTACCTATGATAGGgtctcatgtagatgtgctcaatggttgggagggctttacccatgatacactgggccaaatccactaccttttgtaggatattccattcaatgcattggtgttttcataccaggctgtgatgcagccagcaaatatactctccactacacatctatagaacaaCAGAGGATGGTATAAATATAGCTCAGTTATTCTGTAGCATGGGCAGAATGAACACTAGGGAGAGGATTAATTGATCTTCTCCTCATCAATTCACAGTTATCTGTGGTAGAAATGAGCTGGTTGTGgaatacaggaggaatggagacaggctagcccctattgacatcaatggatctgggttgagagcgtgaacagctttaagttccttggcataatcaccactgaggatctcacatggtctatacgtaccagaagtgtggtgaaaaaggcataacagtgcctcttccacctcagacagttgaagaagtttggtatgggccccccagatcctaagaactttttacagggacacaattgagagcatcctgactggctgcatcactgcttggtatgggaactgtacttccctcaatcgcaggactctgtagagactggtgcagacagcccagcgcatctgtagatgcgaACTTCCCACTgtacaggacatttacaaagacaggtgattAAAAAGAGCCcggaggatcattggggacccgagtcaccccaaccacaaacacttccagctgctaccatccgggaaacggtaccgcagcataaaagtcaggaccaacaggctccgggacagcttcttccaccaggccaccagactgtttaattcatgctgatgcaactgtatttctatgttatattgactatcctgttgtacataatttttattataaattactataagttgcccattgcacatttagatggagatgtaaagatCCTTTTTCTCCTcacctataggaagaatgtaagtaataaagcaattcaattcaattcaaatattTTTGGTGCTATGACTAGCAAGCCATCTAAAAGCACATCATTCACTCAGCCTTGGACCAGACTATTCCTTCCAGCACAGGCTCATTGTTCTGATGGGAAGCCCAGCTCATAGCTGAGCAGCAACTTCCTGTGTAGCACGGGGACTTCTCACTGTAAGTTGCTGGCGCTCTCCTTGATAACTGGCAGGACGTCAGCCTGAGCTGCACCAAATGTTAAAGCTGTCAAATGGCTAGGTTTGCCTCTTCCTTTCATTCTGGCAATTAACAAATAGCTGCAGTGCAAAACGTTTTATAAAAGTGGTTTCTAACCCCACTGTTGTATTTATTACGTCTGTATATTGTAATTAAGGATTTCCTTTCGCTTATCTCTCAATTCAATCTATGAGACTGATGTCATAGACCATGTTAAAAGCAGCCATCCTTCCTGATAGAATTTAACTGTAGCCATAGAAACCGAACATTTTGTCTGGAGTTCTCAATTAGATGATATAATTTCTCTTTAACCATCCAATaaaatctatttattatttaaaaaGTCATCCTCAATTCTTTTGcaatgccacaaaaaaaaacctttcGGAGCATAAACCTAGACTTCTAGGCAAATGCCTTCAGTTATGTGTGCAActatcagcatggctttgaaaTATTTGCCTCTAAGTCTTGCTTTAAAATGAATTCACTCTCCTTCATATCAGTTGACCTTGTCATCATATTTGGTGGAATCGATTAAACACAGGTCTGGCTATGCAGTGCTCTAAACAGTCAACAGAGGACAATGCAGTAGCACCTCATGCCTCTCAGTCCTCTCAGGACACCAGATGTAATGCTTTTCTTCGATTCAGTAAAACATGAAGATTTGGTAGTTCAGAGCAACACTGGAGGTACAGTACAAAAAGTTGGTGTGTTGTTGTTAACTTGATTGTTcttattatttctacttcatggTTTTTTCTTTATAAAATACTGGAAGGATTTGTCAtggagttatagaaaagtacagcacagaaacagaccctttggcccatctaatcagtGCTggatcatttaaactgcctgatcCCATCGACTGCACTGGGAcaatagccctctatacccctaccatccatgtacttgcccaagcttctcttaaatgttgaaatggagtTTGCATGCATCAGTTGCATCCATACTCTGACGACCTTCTGATTGAAGTAATTTCCCGTCATGTTCCCCTTATCCTTTTCACCTTTCACGcataacccatgatctctagttgtagtcccacccaaacagTGAGAagacctgtttgcatttaccctatatacagtgaagggtcttggaccaaaacatcaactgtttgctcttttccatagatcggcctagcttgctgagttcctccagaactttgtgtgtgttgcagaaggGCTGCATAAGTGACGGAACAGGTGATAGAATACAAACGATGCATCTGTTCAATCTGTGGAACAGTCTGCATAACCCCACCTTCACCCCAATAGCAAACTCAGAACCCACTATTTACACTTGAGTGTAAATCAGTTATTTTTGGTCCTGAAAGACTGCTTAAGGAGAAGAGAGCAGAGTGTAGGGAAAGGGCTACAGTCACGTACTCTCTTcttgcagcaccattggaagtcCACCTCTGCACTGGATTTGATACCTACTGCATCAGTTAAAGCTCTGCTGTCTTCCTTCCATCATAAATAACAATGAACAAGAGGCTTCTTTGGTCAATGCTCTCAGTGACAGTGCAGCTTTACATAAGAATCCAAATGACAAAGCTAAAGCACTTGCAATGATTTTCAGCCAAAAATTCTCAGCCATGACCCTTCTCTGTCTTCCCCATCCAAACCATCACAGGGTCCAGTCTTCAACCAATTGATTCCTATCTTGTGGCATCAAGAAATAGTTGAATGCAAGGGACAAAACAAAAATGTATATACAAGTAATACCATGACTGCAGTGAGGAAGATCCATACTTTAAAAGTAGATAAGTCGTCAGTCAAACTATTGCTACATTGCTATTGGTAGATCATTTGGCATTatttaaagaagaaataaatacTGTATATCTTTGCATGATCGGATAATCAAGGGCTTGAAAAGATTGGTGCAGGAAAGGAAATAAGGCCTGGGGTGAAAGGCGGGACAGGTCTCAGGGATTGAGTGGCCTACCCTGGCTCTGATTATGTTCTTTGTACTTTTATAACTGCAACCTGCCACCTGCGCATCAATGTGGAAATTTCATGGAAATTCCATGAAACAGCTATTGTTCAGGTAATATCATTAGCAAAGTGGCTTAGAGAATCAACAATAGTCCCATTAAGCAGAACTTAGTTACTAAAATTTGTGCACCCATGCTTGGTTTGGGTCCCACCGTGCTCATTTAGTTTTGATGGCTGCAAGTACCCTTCATATTTCTTCAAGTAGCAATGCGATGCGTGTCCATGTGCATCCTGCACAGGTTGATAAGTAGCAATATTTGCACAACACAAATGACCATCTGCCCACATCCTACTTACATCTGTCGTTCGCCACTTCTGCATGAGTATTACTGTTTGTCAGCATCAGCAAGACATCAACATTCTAGATATCAAAGTTGACAGAGACTTTAgagacacaaacaacaggaattctacagatgctggaaattcaagcaacacacatcaaagctgctggttaacgcagcaggccaggcagcatctctaggaagaggtgcagtcgatgtttcaggccgagtcccttcgtcaggactaactgaaggaagcgtgagtaagagatttgaaagttggagggggagggggagatccaaaatgataggagaagacaggagggggagggatggagccaagagctggacaggtgattggcaaaagggatacgagaggatcatgggacaggaggcccagggagaaagacggggggggggaacccagaggatgggcaaggggtatattcagagggacagaggaagaaaaaggagagtgagagaaggaatgtgtgtataaaaataagtaacagatggggtacgagggggaggtgggtcattagcggaagttagagaagtcaatgttcatgccatcaggttggaggctacccagacggaatataaggtgttgttcctccaacttgagtgtggcttcatcattacagtagaggaggccgtggacagacatgtcagaatgggaatgggatgtggaattaaaatgtgtggccactgggagatcctgctttctctggcggacagagcgtaggtgttcagcaaagcggtctcccagtctgcgtcgggtctcgccaatatataaaaggccacatcgggagcaccggacgcagtatatcaccccagccgactcacaggtgaagtgtcgcctcacctggaaggactgtttggggccccgaatggtggtaagggaggaagtgtaagggaacaagtgcacatgcccttacacttcctcccttaccaccattcagggccccaaacagtccttccaggtgaggcgacacttcgcctgtgagtcggctggggtgatatactgcgtccggtgctcccgatgtggccttttatatattggcgagacccgacgcagactgggagaccgctttgctgaacacctacgctctgtccgccagagaaagcaggatctcccagtggccacacattttaattccacatcccattcccattctgacatgtctgtccacggcctcctctactgtaatgatgaagccacactcaggttggaggaacaacaccttatattccgtctgggtagcctccaacctgatggcatgaacatcgacttctctaacttccgctaaggccccacctccccctcataccccatctgttacttatttttatacacacattctttctctcactctcctttttctccctctgtccctctgaatataccccttgcccatcctctgggttcatcccccccttgtctttctccctgggcctcctgtcccgtgatcctctcatatcccttttgccaatcacctgtccagctcttggctccatccctccccctcctgtcttctcctataattttggatctccccttccccctccaactttcaaatctcttactcactctcgttcagttagtcctgacgaagggtctcggcctgaaacgttgactgcacctcttcctagagatgctgcctggcctgctgcgttcaccagcagatttgatgtgtgttgcagagacTTTAGAGAGTCTACATGACTCTTAAACTAAGCTCAGAGGTCATATATTCCTTACTTCCCAAATATTCTTGTAGATAAAACTGCACAAAGCAAGGTATGATACTATCCATTCCTGTCGCTTGGGCAATGGTGGCTACAATATTCAAGAAGCCCTACAGCATCAATGCTGTCAGCATGGTCTCACCACCTTCATCATTCTAAATTGTAGTTTATTGTGGCTGCACTGTACATTATCTGTTCAGTGCCTGCAGCAATATTCCTGTGACTTCTCGCTAGCACTTGTCTGGATCCGCAGCTCTACAACTGAGGAGAATAGATGCAAGTCCTTGAAAGCATCAATCCATTCCATACATCAATTTTTCACTTAAGTGTCAAAGGAACACGTAAATGTCATCTATTTCAGCCTTCATTTGAGATATTATTCTCTCCTCAGATAGTTCCCCTCCATCAAATCTGCTATATCAACCATCGCTTGCCTTCCTATACTTGCAAATAATTGCCTAATCCCCAAGTTCCCTTTAAATACTTAATTTCTGTCTATCTTTCCCAAAAGTGTTTTGTTTGAATCTCTCTAATTGGATTTCTTTCTCCTTAGACATAACCATCTCGATCCATAAACTAATCGTCTTTATTCCCCAGGCACCATCTTGACACAGCTCCCTGTCAGCTGTCTAAAACTGGATTGGTGTGTTAACAACCACACTGTCATATTCTGACCCAAGATCATCTTTAACTCACCTTTCTCTAACATCACAGGGACTGCTGATCAACCTGAAACAAGGACTATCCCTTTGactccacatatgctgcctggctcactgaattcttccagcatttcaatTTCAGCTGAGTTGATCCACATTGTCTCCTACGAACAAAACCTGTTTTAAACTTTTATCCATGTTCTCAAATTGCCACACAGTCTCATCATACTTATTTACATCATGCTTATCTTCTCTGGATCTGTAAATCCAAGCGCTTGTTTTCCTCTGATACTGGCTTTTTGATCACCCTCTAATAATTTAACCCTTCCATTGAC encodes the following:
- the LOC134352323 gene encoding interleukin-22-like, whose product is MRHKFHALSKDAQKHDEDTETRLVGKDLFRGLEKSGSCYVLKEVIDFYLGTVLQSDHLHAKYSHLSDVKEFLAVLMKRHMSDCDTEDKTKANKNIERLKQKVEKLGKASEAKVVGELFILLQEITSRCSTPGWKPGHQGKSPIDN